The Candidatus Zixiibacteriota bacterium genome has a window encoding:
- a CDS encoding PAS domain S-box protein produces the protein MLWWDRLHPDDFGRFQDWLHDRSASEMGRAIEHRMRTHDGASRWFITRAARRDGTGSSGLLLGVSLDVTELKELQSVERDITARKLAEEELRQSEESYRLLFEQSPDLMALVVDGGIRFANARLEPLSGYTLDEIRGRSPTDLLIADDRTRAMARIREVLAGAPPTAGEYRMLRRDGTIRTVEVYSQRIRFHGAVALVAVIRDVEERRRTEEQLRESEAAYRTLIEEHPDLVVLSVDGLVEYANARLSGFGGYALPEVRGRSLFDFVAPEDLARARERAAKILETGDPSAAEYRLLRKDGTTIHVDVRSQRVHLRGRTGLLSIIRDVDERRRAEEELRASEEAYRTLIEEIPGPVLLIVDGRLDYTNQAFRRMSGYTLDELRGHSPMEFICPEDAPRAAQRMQEILDGAPSHPSEYRAIARDGTLHPIEIRTQRIHYRGKTGLLSIIYDVAERKRTEDTLRRHSADLEQLIQERTAQIRELERQRAASESTAAIGRMAARIAHEINNPLAGIKNSFRLIKDAVTPEHPYHSYVALIEREIGRIAGIVRQMFDIYRPDQGTAQEIRLGSLLGDVITLLEPRCQPRRIGIRVGPMPDEVIILPPGYLSQVLFNIILNAVEASPPGGVVHIGATFGPDVATVTVADQGSGIPEDLRERVFEPFFTTKGEGAPSGGLGLGLSVSRGLMEAMGGTIRFESRIGAGTTFYLSLPRRGPLKEAESG, from the coding sequence ATGCTCTGGTGGGATCGATTGCACCCGGATGACTTCGGACGATTCCAGGATTGGCTGCACGACCGCTCCGCCTCTGAGATGGGCCGCGCGATAGAGCATCGCATGCGGACACACGACGGCGCGAGCCGCTGGTTCATAACGCGCGCCGCGAGGCGGGATGGCACCGGCAGTTCAGGACTACTACTGGGTGTCAGTCTGGACGTAACGGAGCTGAAGGAACTCCAGTCGGTGGAACGCGACATCACGGCCCGTAAACTGGCCGAAGAGGAACTGCGTCAGAGCGAGGAGTCCTATCGCCTCCTCTTCGAGCAGAGTCCGGACTTGATGGCGCTCGTCGTGGATGGGGGAATCCGATTCGCCAATGCACGACTGGAGCCGCTCAGCGGTTACACGCTCGACGAAATTCGCGGGCGATCTCCCACGGACTTGTTGATCGCCGATGACCGTACCCGCGCCATGGCGCGTATTCGTGAAGTGCTCGCCGGCGCACCGCCGACTGCGGGTGAGTACCGCATGCTGCGACGGGACGGTACGATCCGCACGGTGGAGGTGTATTCTCAGCGCATCCGCTTTCATGGCGCCGTCGCCTTGGTGGCGGTCATTCGCGACGTCGAAGAACGGCGGCGTACGGAAGAACAGTTGCGGGAAAGCGAGGCCGCCTACCGCACGCTGATCGAAGAGCATCCCGATCTTGTCGTGCTGAGTGTCGACGGCCTGGTTGAATACGCCAACGCGCGACTGTCCGGATTTGGCGGGTACGCCCTGCCCGAGGTGCGCGGACGATCGCTGTTCGACTTCGTCGCGCCGGAAGACTTGGCCCGGGCACGCGAGCGCGCGGCGAAAATCCTGGAAACCGGCGACCCCAGCGCTGCAGAGTATCGACTCCTCCGCAAAGATGGTACGACGATACATGTCGATGTTCGCAGTCAACGTGTCCATCTCCGTGGTCGCACAGGCCTGCTATCGATCATCCGCGACGTCGATGAGCGCCGGCGCGCCGAGGAGGAGCTGCGCGCCAGTGAGGAGGCGTACCGCACTCTGATTGAGGAGATTCCCGGACCGGTGCTGCTGATCGTGGATGGCCGACTTGACTATACAAATCAGGCGTTCCGCCGCATGAGCGGGTACACGCTCGACGAGCTGCGTGGACATTCCCCGATGGAGTTCATATGCCCGGAAGACGCGCCTCGTGCCGCCCAGCGGATGCAGGAAATCCTGGATGGCGCCCCGTCCCATCCGTCTGAGTATCGCGCGATCGCCAGAGATGGAACGCTGCACCCGATCGAAATCCGGACCCAGCGCATACACTACCGCGGCAAGACCGGTCTTCTCTCCATCATCTATGATGTCGCCGAACGCAAGCGCACCGAGGATACCCTGCGCCGCCACAGTGCCGACTTGGAGCAGCTAATTCAGGAGCGCACGGCCCAGATTCGCGAGTTGGAACGGCAACGCGCCGCCAGCGAGAGCACCGCCGCCATCGGACGGATGGCGGCACGCATCGCGCACGAAATCAACAATCCCCTCGCCGGGATCAAGAACTCCTTCCGGCTGATCAAGGATGCCGTCACCCCCGAGCATCCCTACCACTCCTACGTCGCCCTGATCGAACGCGAGATCGGCCGCATCGCCGGCATCGTGCGTCAGATGTTCGACATCTACAGACCGGACCAGGGCACGGCGCAAGAAATCCGGCTCGGATCTCTTCTCGGAGACGTGATCACCTTGCTGGAACCCCGTTGCCAACCCCGCCGGATCGGCATCCGTGTTGGTCCGATGCCAGATGAGGTGATCATCCTACCACCGGGGTACCTCTCACAGGTGCTGTTTAACATCATCCTCAATGCGGTGGAGGCCTCACCGCCGGGTGGCGTTGTCCATATCGGGGCAACGTTCGGGCCCGACGTCGCGACCGTGACCGTGGCCGATCAGGGGTCCGGCATTCCCGAAGACTTGCGGGAACGGGTCTTTGAGCCCTTCTTTACGACAAAGGGGGAAGGCGCTCCGTCCGGCGGTTTGGGACTCGGCCTATCGGTGTCGCGCGGTCTGATGGAGGCGATGGGTGGGACGATACGGTTCGAGAGCCGAATCGGCGCGGGAACGACGTTTTATCTGTCACTGCCCCGACGCGGGCCGCTGAAGGAGGCGGAGAGTGGCTGA